In Microcaecilia unicolor chromosome 1, aMicUni1.1, whole genome shotgun sequence, the following are encoded in one genomic region:
- the LOC115478890 gene encoding RNA-binding protein 12B-like: protein MAVVIRLQGLPLVAGSADIRHFFSGLNISNGGVHIIGGELGEAFIIFATDDDARLAMRRSGGFIKQSRIQLQLSSKSEMQSTIEMRWKRDEHGGREPMPAPRHYGSNIQGPTGDGNFSNAVPPMKRGMNKPGYIPSDRPDHNAGFNSGIRHDTDMPKPYYNQGRREVQPFDSDDLYLFLHGMPYSATDEEVRAFFHGLHVDGVIFLQHQSGPNVGRNNGDGLVKFATRKDALDGLRRNKEYMGTRFIELSQATKEQWKESGGFVAEDVGPHMRSGERYKNRPRSRSPRNERPRSRSPHSQELYVHIRNLSYSVEKRDIKLFFQSLEVSDNQIKFLYDNHNNRTRDGFVLFKNERDYHIALSLHKEILNNRTVYIYPIAVNAMLELIESNGNKELTLRDQPGEEDMADNGFQDAPMGPRLYLYIRNFPFDVTKIEVQKFFVGFSLNDDDICLLYDDKGVGLGEALVKFPTEELAAHAENLNRRRFLGTEVLLQRISQEQVREFGINAFPGEHRDRMPDQPPFYGMDRVPRPGNARGPPMQPFRGPGDFRHGPEEFTGPPKNFRGPPPPRMGFGSNRFDPRNNGREGYPERRFRPDYGVAGGNSGGPAVIQLKNMPFTTTVNEILDFFYGYRVIPDSVSIRYNEGGLPTGIATVAIENYNEAMAAVAELNDRPVGPRKVKLSLI from the coding sequence ATGGCTGTAGTCATCCGTTTACAGGGGCTTCCTCTTGTTGCGGGATCTGCGGATATTCGCCATTTCTTTTCAGGATTGAATATTTCTAATGGAGGTGTTCATATAATTGGTGGAGAACTTGGGGAGGCATTTATTATATTTGCAACAGATGATGATGCCAGACTTGCAATGCGACGTTCAGGAGGGTTTATCAAGCAGTCTAGGATACAGCTGCAGCTCAGCAGCAAGTCCGAAATGCAGAGCACCATTGAAATGCGTTGGAAAAGAGATGAGCATGGAGGAAGAGAACCAATGCCTGCACCAAGACATTATGGATCAAATATCCAAGGTCCTACAGGAGATGGAAATTTTTCAAATGCAGTTCCACCAATGAAAAGAGGGATGAATAAACCTGGTTATATTCCTTCAGACAGACCAGATCATAATGCTGGCTTTAATAGTGGAATAAGACATGATACAGATATGCCCAAACCATATTATAATCAAGGAAGAAGAGAGGTGCAGCCATTTGATTCAGATGACCTTTATTTGTTTTTACACGGAATGCCTTATTCAGCAACTGACGAGGAAGTGAGAGCATTTTTTCATGGCTTGCATGTGGATGGAGTTATCTTCTTACAGCATCAAAGTGGTCCCAACGTTGGTCGTAACAATGGTGATGGTTTGGTTAAATTTGCTACACGCAAAGATGCTTTGGATGGACTTAGACGTAACAAAGAGTACATGGGTACGAGGTTTATTGAACTTTCACAGGCCACTAAAGAACAGTGGAAAGAAAGTGGTGGTTTTGTAGCAGAGGATGTGGGTCCTCATATGCGAAGTGGAGAGCGATATAAAAACAGGCCCCGGTCAAGATCTCCAAGAAATGAAAGGCCACGGTCTCGTTCACCTCACAGTCAAGAATTGTATGTACACATAAGAAACCTGTCTTACAGTGTTGAGAAGAGAGACATAAAATTGTTTTTTCAATCTTTAGAGGTGTCAGATAATCAAATAAAATTTTTATATGACAACCATAACAACAGAACAAGAGATGGTTTTGTTCTGTTTAAGAATGAGAGAGATTATCACATTGCTTTGAGTCTTCACAAGGAGATTCTTAACAATCGTACAGTTTATATCTATCCCATCGCTGTAAATGCAATGTTGGAGCTAATTGAATCTAACGGAAATAAAGAACTTACCCTACGAGATCAACCTGGTGAAGAGGATATGGCAGACAACGGTTTTCAAGATGCTCCTATGGGGCCCAGATTATACTTGTATATAAGGAACTTCCCCTTTGATGTGACAAAAATTGAAGTTCAGAAGTTCTTTGTAGGGTTTTCTCTAAATGATGATGATATTTGCTTGCTTTATGATGATAAAGGAGTTGGTCTTGGAGAAGCACTTGTGAAGTTTCCCACTGAAGAGCTTGCAGCACATGCTGAAAACTTAAATCGTCGGAGGTTCTTGGGAACTGAGGTTTTATTACAGCGAATTTCACAGGAGCAGGTACGGGAATTTGGCATAAATGCTTTTCCGGGAGAACACCGTGACAGAATGCCAGATCAGCCACCATTCTATGGTATGGATCGAGTTCCCCGGCCAGGCAATGCACGTGGACCACCAATGCAGCCATTTAGAGGTCCAGGTGATTTCAGACATGGTCCAGAAGAATTTACAGGCCCTCCAAAAAATTTCAGAGGTCCACCACCTCCTCGTATGGGTTTTGGTAGTAATAGGTTTGATCCACGAAACAATGGGCGTGAAGGCTATCCTGAAAGAAGATTTAGGCCTGATTATGGTGTTGCTGGTGGTAATTCTGGTGGACCTGCAGTAATTCAGCTGAAGAATATGCCTTTTACAACAACTGTGAatgaaattttggattttttctaTGGCTATCGGGTGATACCAGATTCTGTTTCAATTCGGTATAATGAAGGTGGGCTTCCAACTGGCATTGCCACAGTTGCTATTGAAAACTATAATGAAGCAATGGCTGCTGTCGCAGAACTAAATGACAGACCAGTTGGTCCACGTAAAGTAAAATTAAGCTTGATCTAA